From the genome of Nicotiana sylvestris chromosome 2, ASM39365v2, whole genome shotgun sequence, one region includes:
- the LOC104237514 gene encoding proteasome subunit beta type-4 isoform X2 yields the protein MGGSYGSTLRYKSVERLKSVGKHSLLGASGEISDFQEILRNLDELISLYDNMWDDGNSLGPKEVHNYLTRMMYNRRNKFNPLWNSLVLGGVKNGQKYLGTVSMIGVHYEDNHVATGFGNHLAKPIIRDEWREDMSYEEGVKLLEKCMRVLLYRDRSAVNKLQIAKITEEGVTISQPYSLKTFWNFSAFQNPTAGAVGSW from the exons GTTCCTATGGTTCAACGTTGCGTTACAAGAGTGTGGAGCGATTGAAGTCAGTGGGAAAACACTCCCTTCTTGGTGCAAGTGGTGAAATTAGTGATTTTCAGGAGATATTGCGGAACCTTGACGAGCTTAT CAGCTTGTATGACAACATGTGGGATGATGGAAACTCCTTGGGTCCCAAAGAAGTGCATAATTATCTAACTCGCATGATGTATAATCGAAGGAACAAGTTCAACCCACTATGGAATTCCCTTGTACTTGGTGGGGTGAAAAATGGGCAGAAGTATCTTGGAACG GTTAGTATGATTGGTGTCCATTATGAGGACAATCACGTGGCAACTGGATTTGGAAATCACCTCGCAAagcccattatccgtgatgaatGGCGTGAAGACATGAGCTATGAAGAAGGTGTTAAGTTATTGGAGAAATGTATGCGTGTTCTTCTCTATAGGGATAGATCTGCAGTCAACAAGCTTCAG ATTGCAAAAATCACGGAAGAGGGAGTGACAATTTCTCAGCCATACTCATTAAAGACTTTCTGGAATTTCTCTGCTTTCCAGAATCCAACTGCTGGTGCGGTGGGGTCTTGGTAA